The genome window AGCTGGCGGTTGTTGGTGAAGTCCAGACTGGTGAGCATGCTCATGCGCAACGACTTGCGCCCCAGGCCATGGCTGAGCAGCGCCAGCAGCGGCACCAGGTAACGCCGGCCGGCATCCGGCGTGGCCTGCAGCACGCGGTCATGCTGGCGCAGGACATCGGCAATCAGGCGGAACTCGCTCATCCGCGCGTAGTGCGAAGGCGCCGAGGCACCGTTGTACTTGAAGCCTTTCCAGCGGTGCCACTGCAGCATGTCGATGCTCACGCCGAGAAAGCCGGCCTCCATGGCCTCGTGGGTCAGGCTGCGCAGGGCATTCTTTTCGCCCCAGCTCAGCACCGTCGGCTTCAGGCTGCGCTCCTTGCCGAGCACCGCCATGCGCAGGTTGGAGTGGCCCATCAGGCTGGCGATATTCGGCCCCAGCGGCAGCGTTTCCAGGTGCTCGTAGTATTGTCCCGGCGTGCGCCAGTTGACCCGCCCACCGAGCCACTTGGCCAGCGTCTCGCGCGGCAGGTTTTCCACCCGCGCAAACAGGTCGATCATGTCCTCGGCGTCACCGATGGCCAGCGACAGCGAGCAGTTGCCGAAGATCAGGCTGGTCACGCCGTGCTGCAGCGACTCCAGCAAACCGGGGGCCACTTCCACCTCGGCATCGTAATGGGTGTGGATGTCGATGGCGCCGGGCATCACCCACTGGCCGGCGGCGTCGATCTCGCGACGGCCACGGGCACTGGATTGCGCTTCGATCTTCAGCACCTTGCCCTGTTCGATCAGTACATCGGCGTTACGCGACGGCGCCCCGGAGCCATCGAAAACCCGTCCGTTGCGAATGATCAGATCTACTTCCAAGGTGTATCTCCAGATAGCCGGCGTGTCGTGTAATTGAACCCGTCAACGCCCGGACGTCAACGTGACGCGCGTGATTTGGCGGATTAACGGCCATTTATGGCCAGCCAGACAAACCGGCAGAAAATTCTGCAGCCGGGCTGGTGTACCTGAGCCTGCTTTGTGCGGAAAACCCCGTGTCTGAGCGCGCTAAGTTGACGGCTGCACTTGTGGCTACCTTACTCCTACCCCTCAAGCCACCCTCCTCCGCCCGTCGCCCTGGTGAACAAGTCATGACCTCCTATCTGCTCTGCAGCTCGCCGATTCACGGCCATATCGTGCCCATGCTGGCGATTGCCAGATACCTGGTCGGCTGTGGACACCAGGTCAGCCTGCTCAGTGGCTCGCGCTTTCACGCGACCATCGCGCAAACCGGTGCCACGCCCCTGAGCCTCGATGGCCGGGCCGACTACGATGACCGCACCTATATCGATGAACTGCCCGAGCGACACCAACACAAAGGCATTGGCAAGATTCGCTATGACTTGGTAACCGTCTTTGTCCTGCCACTTCCCGACCAGTACCGGGCGCTGCAGCGGGCAATTAACACCATCCAGCCGGATATCGTGGTCGGCGAAACGGCCTTTATGGGCTTACTGGCGTTACTGCGCACCAGCCCTTTGCAGCGACCAGCGGTGGCCACTGTCGGTGTGCTGCCGCTAGCACAGATGAGTCGCGACGCCGCACCTTTTGGCCTCGGCCTGGCGCCGCTGGCCAACCCGCTGGGGCGCTTGCGCAACCGGCTGTTGAACAGCCTGGTGCAGCAGCTCATCTTTCGCAGCACCCAGGATCTGGCCAATCAACTACTCGGTGAGCTGGGCGCGCCGGCACTGGATGCCTTTCTGTTCGATTACGCTTCACGCGGCCCCGATCTGTTCCTGCAGCTGTGCGCCGCCGAATTCGAATACCCGCGCTCCGACCTCTCGGCCAACCTGCGCTTTGTCGGCCCGGTCTTGCCAGCGGCCAGCGCCCATGCCGAGGTGCCGCCCTGGTGGGGCGAGCTGGAGGCAGCCGATTGCCCGGTGGTGCATGTCACCCAGGGCACCATCGACAACAAGGACATGGGCCGGCTGATCCGCCCGGCGCTGGACGCACTGGCCGGGCACAAGCTGCTGCTGGTGGTGTCCACCGGCGGCCGGCCGCTTGCCGAACTCGGCCCGCTGCCGGCCAACGTGCGTGCCGCCGAATTCCTGCCCTATGACCGGCTGATGCCGCTGACCGATCTGTTCATCACCAACGCCGGTTACGGTGGCGTCCAGTTTGCCCTGAGCCACGGCGTACCGATCATCGCCGCCGGCGACAGCGAAGACAAAGTCGAGGTTTGCGCACGGGTGGCCTGGTCCGGCGTGGGACTGAACCTGAAGAGCGGTACGCCAACCGTCGCGGCGATTGCCCGCGCCGTCGAGCAGGTTCTGGCTGAGCCGGCCTACCGTACCCGCGCGCGGGCACTGGCCACAGCGATCCGCAGCCATGACACCCTGCAAGAGATCGAGCGTGAACTCGAACAGCTGATCGCCAGCCGCGTTTGAGTTCTTCTGCTTAGCCATCCCGTTGTAGGGTGGGCTTCAGCCCACCGCAGACCGGCACTT of Pseudomonas pohangensis contains these proteins:
- a CDS encoding glycosyltransferase, giving the protein MTSYLLCSSPIHGHIVPMLAIARYLVGCGHQVSLLSGSRFHATIAQTGATPLSLDGRADYDDRTYIDELPERHQHKGIGKIRYDLVTVFVLPLPDQYRALQRAINTIQPDIVVGETAFMGLLALLRTSPLQRPAVATVGVLPLAQMSRDAAPFGLGLAPLANPLGRLRNRLLNSLVQQLIFRSTQDLANQLLGELGAPALDAFLFDYASRGPDLFLQLCAAEFEYPRSDLSANLRFVGPVLPAASAHAEVPPWWGELEAADCPVVHVTQGTIDNKDMGRLIRPALDALAGHKLLLVVSTGGRPLAELGPLPANVRAAEFLPYDRLMPLTDLFITNAGYGGVQFALSHGVPIIAAGDSEDKVEVCARVAWSGVGLNLKSGTPTVAAIARAVEQVLAEPAYRTRARALATAIRSHDTLQEIERELEQLIASRV